CCGCGATCGGTATCCCCAGATCGTCGCGCGCATGGATGAGCGTGCGTACGAGGTCCTGCGATGCGAGCGCCTGGAGCTCGTCCATCGGCATGTAGGGATGTATCTCCACGAGTCTCCGGTAGTACGAGGCCGACTGCGCGTCGAACATGCGCATGGCGCAGCCGATGATGCCGTAGTGAAATTGCGGCTCTCCGCCTGATCTTATCTCCGGCTTCGAGTTTATCTCTTCCTCGGCGCGTTGCATCCCCCGGTTTACGAATTTGAGCACGTCGTCCGCGTTCATCGAGGGGTTCGCGTGCAGCTGCGGCGCAAAGCGCACCTCGAGGTATCGGACCCCCTCGGCGAAGTTGTCGAGGCACAGCTCGTAAGCCGCTCGCTCCAGCGCCTCGGGCGTCTGCAGCACGGCTGTGGTGTACTGGAATCCCTGGAGGTAGTCGACGAGGTCGCGATAGCGGTTTTTGAACACGCTCTTGCGGAGCCCTTCCTCCGTGTACGAGGGCAGCGCGATCTGCTGGTTCTTCGCTAACTCTATCAGCGTATCGAGTCTGAGGCTCCCGTCCAGGTGAACGTGGAGATCGGTCTTGGGTATTGCGAGCAGAAACTCCCGAGGGTATTTTGTCATTTAAGATGTCTCCTCATTCGTCTGTTTTTATCGGCATGCTGCTTTTGCTTTCGGCCTCGTATATCGCGAATTCGCCGGAGAGGGCGGCGTTGCGCATGATCTCCACCGACTGCGACGGGTCGCAGCCTTGCCTTGCGGGGCAGGCGGCGAGCACGTGTATGAATCTGAATCCCCGGAGCGATCGCGCCTTCTTGAATTTGCCGTCGAGATCCATGGGAAGCGCCGGAGTCGTGGAGGCGCGGTAGGGAACCTCGTGCGCTGCGACGATATCGTCTATGGGCGCCCGATTCTTTCGGTCGGAGGGGCTGGAACTGTCGCACAGGACGTAGATGATGTCCTCGTCGCGGAGGGCGGCCTCGATGAGTTGCGGGAGACCTGCTCCCAGTGCATCGTCTGCGTCCGCCCACGCCACGACCGTCGTTTCCTTTTTCCCCGTCTGATCGAGCGCTGCGCGCACTCCGGAGGCGGATGCTGCGGCCGTGCCTTCGGCTGCGTGCAAGATCGAGACGCAGGCGCCCGTATAGGGGAATGGACCCATCGAGAAGGTCGTGCAGGAGCGCGGGATCACCATGATCGAATCGGGGCCAAGCGCCTTGAGCGCCAGCCTCAGGGCGAGCGCTGATCCGCATCCCGGGCAGGCTGCGTGCCCGGCGGAGAGGAGTTCGCGCAGGTCATAGCCCTGCAAAGAGACGCCCTGCCCTGTTTGCTTCGGATCCTCTTTCATCTATTCCCTCAACCCTATCCAGATCGGAGCTGCGCCTGCATCCGCTTCCCTGGCGCGGGAGCAAGCCGTTGCTATGTCCGCTGGGCCCACGGTCCTTCCCCCCAGGCCCGCGTGCACTGCCACCGTGATCGGCGCGCCGGGTATGCCGGCGAGCGCGACTTTTATCTCCTGGACCAGCGCTCCGCCAAGGCTGTGCCCGGGGCTGTTGTCGATGACCACGAGTCTCTTGGTCCCGGCCTTCATCCCCGCGATTGCGTCCCTTATCTCCATGACAGGGGTCGGAGAGAGCATCCTCATGTTGATGAGCCCCACGGATTCGCCCCTCTGTCTCAAACCCTCCGCAGCTGTCCGCGCGGATTCGGCGATGGCGCCGGACGCCACGATCACGGTTTCCGCATCCTTCGCGCCGATCTCCTCGATCGCCCTGTACTTGCGATCGAACGTCCTCGAGAAATCACCGGCCGTATCCGCGAAGGCTTGTTCCACAGCCTTGTGCGCAGAGCCGATCTTACGCCGGAACTCCATGTCGTAATCCGGGCCCACGTACGGACAGAGGGCGCGGGGGTTTTTAGGATCGATCGCGAACTCGCTTCGGGGCTCCCCGAGGAAGCGATCCACCGACTTTTCCTCCGGGATGAACGCCCTTTCGTTATCCCCGGCAGGGGAGAGGGGGTCGTAGCAGACCATGGCCGGGAGCCTCGCTTTCTCTGCGAGCCTGCAGGCGATGATGGCGGAGTCGATGATCTCCTGGCCGGTCCGGCAGAGCAGGGTTATCCAGCCCGTGTCGCGCTGCGCCGCGACGCCGGTCATGTCGCCCTGCGTGCCTGCTGCC
The nucleotide sequence above comes from bacterium. Encoded proteins:
- a CDS encoding adenosine deaminase family protein, which codes for MTKYPREFLLAIPKTDLHVHLDGSLRLDTLIELAKNQQIALPSYTEEGLRKSVFKNRYRDLVDYLQGFQYTTAVLQTPEALERAAYELCLDNFAEGVRYLEVRFAPQLHANPSMNADDVLKFVNRGMQRAEEEINSKPEIRSGGEPQFHYGIIGCAMRMFDAQSASYYRRLVEIHPYMPMDELQALASQDLVRTLIHARDDLGIPIAGFDLAGAEHGYPAEKHSESYDLAHKNFMKKTVHAGEAYGPASIFQAITDCHADRIGHGTHLFDAEMVDLPTKEEKETYVRKLWEYIADRRITVEVCLTSNLQTMPRIKSIDKHPLKEMLA
- a CDS encoding transketolase C-terminal domain-containing protein, encoding MKQGGPITLNQAVAKAAALTRAQVICAASGALQDELRALLASQCQNAGRGRFIAAESGRSALAVAAGAAQAGARVFAAASAEQLAAAQDILFWTAYARLPIVLACASGAMGPAAGTQGDMTGVAAQRDTGWITLLCRTGQEIIDSAIIACRLAEKARLPAMVCYDPLSPAGDNERAFIPEEKSVDRFLGEPRSEFAIDPKNPRALCPYVGPDYDMEFRRKIGSAHKAVEQAFADTAGDFSRTFDRKYRAIEEIGAKDAETVIVASGAIAESARTAAEGLRQRGESVGLINMRMLSPTPVMEIRDAIAGMKAGTKRLVVIDNSPGHSLGGALVQEIKVALAGIPGAPITVAVHAGLGGRTVGPADIATACSRAREADAGAAPIWIGLRE